CCCTGTACACAGCAACACAATCTGTGACTTTGAGGAAACAGAAGCATGAGTAACGCTCGTCCAATTCGCCGCGCTTTAATCAGCGTATCTGACAAAACTGGTATCGTTGAGTTCGCACAAGCACTAGCACAACGCGGTGTTGATATCCTTTCTACTGGTGGTACTGCTCGCCTTCTTGCTGAGCAAGGCATCGCAGTAACTGAAGTATCTGACTACACTGGCTTCCCAGAGATGATGGATGGTCGTGTTAAGACGCTACACCCGAAAGTACACGGTGGTGTGCTAGGTCGTCGCGGTCAAGACGACGACGTGATGGCGACTCACGGCATCAACCCAATCGATATGGTTGTGGTAAACCTATACCCATTTGCTGCAACCGTAGCAAAAGAGGGCTGTACGCTAGAAGACGCAGTGGAAAACATTGATATCGGTGGTCCAACTATGGTTCGCTCCGCAGCGAAAAACCACAAAGACGTAACTATCGTTGTTAACGCACACGACTACGAGCGCGTTATTGCTGAAATGGACGCAAACGACAAATCTCTTACTCTAGAGACACGTTTCGACCTCGCTATCGCAGCTTTTGAGCACACAGCCTCTTACGACGGCATGATCGCTAACTACTTCGGTACTATGGTTCCATCTTACGGTGAGAACAAAGAGGGTGATGCTGAATCTAAGTTCCCGCGCACGTTTAACCAACAGTTCGTGAAAAAGCAAGACATGCGCTACGGTGAGAACAGCCACCAAGACGCTGCGTTCTACGTAGAAGCAAACCCAGAAGAAGCGTCTGTATCTACCGCTCGCCAAATCCAAGGTAAAGCTCTGTCTTACAACAACATCGCCGACACTGACGCAGCACTTGAGTGTGTGAAAGAGTTTGATGAGCCAGCTTGCGTTATCGTTAAGCACGCCAACCCATGTGGCGTTGCGCTAGGTAAAGACATCCTTGAGGCGTATGACCGCGCTTACAAAACTGACCCAACGTCAGCGTTTGGTGGCATCATCGCCTTCAACCAAGAGCTAGATGCAGAAACAGCGAAAGCAATTGTTGAGCGTCAGTTCGTTGAAGTCATCATCGCACCTTCTGTTTCTGCTGAAGCAGTAGAAGTGGTTGCGGCGAAGAAAAACGTTCGCCTGCTAGAGTGTGGCGAGTGGACAACTAAGACGACGGGTTTTGACGTTAAGCGCGTTAACGGTGGTCTTCTGGTTCAAGACCGCGACCAAGGCATGGTATCGCTAGATGACCTTAAAGTGGTTTCTAAGCGTCAACCAACAGAAGAAGAGCTAAAAGACGCACTATTCTGCTGGAAAGTGGCTAAGTACGTTAAGTCAAACGCGATCGTTTACTCGAAAGGCGACATGACTATCGGTGTAGGCGCAGGTCAAATGAGCCGCGTGTACTCTGCAAAAATCGCTGGCATCAAAGCGGCTGACGAAGGTCTACAGGTTGAAGGCTGCGTAATGGCATCCGATGCATTCTTCCCATTCCGTGATGGCATTGACGCTGCAGCAGAAGCTGGCATTAAGTGCGTTATCCAACCAGGTGGCTCTATGCGTGATGACGAAGTTATCGCAGCAGCGGACGAGCATGGCATGGCGATGATCTTTACAGGCATGCGCCACTTCCGTCACTAATTCGTTTTTGGTTCTCCCCCTTGCTAAGGGGGAGTTAGAGGGGGTCAGTTTGCGAGATCGCTATTTACCCCTCCCAGCCTCCCCTTATTAAGGGGAGGAGCAAAATCAAAGGATATATTATGAACGTTCTAATTATTGGTGCTGGTGGTCGTGAGCACGCTCTGGGTTGGAAAGTGGCTCAGAATCCAAATGTTGAAACTGTTTTCGTCGCACCAGGTAACGCAGGTTCTGCGCTTGAGCCAAAGCTTGAAAACGTTGCTATTGACGTTGAAGACATTCAAGGCCTGGTAGCGTTTGCAAAAGAGAAAAACATCGAGCTAACGATTGTAGGTCCTGAAGCACCGCTTGTAATTGGTGTTGTGGATGCATTCCAAGAGGCCGGCCTAGCGATCTTTGGCCCGACTCAAGCAGCCGCTCAGCTAGAAGGCTCTAAAGCGTTCACCAAAGACTTCCTAGCTCGTCACACTATCCCAACTGGCGCTTACGCTAACTTCACTGAAATTGAGCCTGCATTGGCTTACGTTCGCGAGCAAGGTGCTCCGATCGTAGTTAAGGCTGACGGTCTTGCGGCTGGTAAAGGTGTGATCGTTGCGATGACGCTAGAAGAAGCAGAAGACGCAATCAAAGACATGCTGGCTGGCAACGCATTTGGCGACGCTGGTAGCCGCGTGGTTATCGAAGAATTCCTAGACGGCGAAGAAGCAAGCTTCATCGTGATGGTTGATGGTGAAAACGTATTGCCAATGGCAACCAGCCAAGACCACAAACGCGTTGGTGATAAGGACACAGGGCCTAACACTGGCGGCATGGGCGCTTACTCTCCGGCTCCAGTTGTCACGCAAGAAATCCACAACCGCATTATGGAAGAGGTTATCTACCCAACCGTTCGCGGCATGGCTTCAGAAGGTAACCCATATACAGGTTTCCTATACGCGGGTCTGATGATCGACAAAGATGGTACGCCTAAGGTTATCGAATATAACTGCCGTTTCGGTGACCCAGAAACTCAACCTATCATGATGCGTATGCAATCTGACATGGTTGAGCTTTGCCAAGCTGCGATCGACAAGAAGCTAGACCAAGTTGAGTCTAAGTGGGATCCACGTGCTTCTATCGGTATCGTTCTAGCTGCAGGTGGCTACCCAGCGTCTTACAACAAAGGTGATGTTATCTCTGGCCTACCAACAACAGAAGTGGAAGGCGAGAAGGTATTCCACGCAGGTACAGCAGACAAAGACGGCAATGTTGTGACTAACGGTGGTCGCGTACTATGCGCAACCGCACTAGGCAACACGGTATCTGAGGCTCAAGCGCGCGCTTATGAGCTGACTAAGAAGATCAGCTGGGACGGCATGTTCCACCGCAACGACATCGGCTATCGTGCGATTGCTCGCGAGCAAAAGTAATTGAGCCAAGTTCAAAATGACAAAGGGTGCCAATCGGCACCCTTTTTTAATTTGTTCTGGGAAATGTATTAAATCAGTTCAGGTCTTGGAATGCAGTCTTTGGCGCCATCGGCCAACATCAGTAACTGCTCTACCCTTGCGCCAGTCAACCGTGTGCTGCCCAAGAACGCCACATAGCTTTCCACTTCAGCCAAACGAGAAACCACAAAACTTGGTAAGCTCTGCTCAAACTTAATGTTATTGAATTCTATACCGCTGCACGTTTCTAGTGTCTCACCATCCCAGTGGCCTTGAACAAGCTCTAAGCCGTCACTGTCTTGCTCTTTTACTCGTTCAACTAACAGCGAAGCTTCACGTTGGTAATTTTCAAGCTGAGCTTTTTTCACTGGTAGCACTTTACCATTACGGCGGTACTGCTGATAAATCGCCTCACCCTCTTTGTTAAATCGTACGTGGATGCGGTAAGTCACGGATCCCGTTTCCAAGTCATTTTGTACCCCTTCACGTACAAACTCTCTCAGAGTATCGCCGCTCCAGCGATAATTTGATTGATACCAGCCGTAGTCATTCATGTTGACGTAATCAGCAGCACTATGAGGGCGAGTGAGTTTTTCGGTATACCAATAAAAACTGGTCGCATCACCCAATGTCTGGCCACCGGTATAGTCTGAAAATTGATTGATACTCGGAGAAGGAGAAGACGAACAGCCAAGCAAGCTAGCTGCGAGAAGCGAAACCAACAGTATTCTTTTCATAGTTGCGAGGCACCTCTATTGAACGCGCGATAAACGAATTACACCGAGTGACACAGTTAAGACAGTAAATGGTGCGTCGCGTTCAGTTAAATGAAGCTTAAAGTGAGGAGACAGATAGGTAATCGCGCTGATTCAAAACACGCTTAACAATCGATCCTGGGGAAGAATAAGATGGAGAGAACAGCACCGATGAAGCCATCGGTGCTGTAAAAATTATTTCACTGCGTCTTTCAGTGCTTTACCAGCAACGAATGCTGGAACGTTAGCAGCAGCGATTTGGATCTCTTCACCAGTCTTTGGATTACGACCAGTGCGAGCTGCACGGTGGTTTACTTTGAACGTACCAAAACCAATTAGTTGAACTTGGTCACCTTCAGTTAGCGCTTCAGATACGCCTGAAAGCGTCGCTTCTAGCGCTGCTTTAGCTTGTGCTTTAGATAGGTCAGCTTTTTCAGCGATAAAATCGATTAATTGGGTCTTGTTCATTAGGTTTCCCTTCTTCATGTTATCGAGTTAAAGCCCACTCTAAATCATAAAGCCCCCATCTGGCAAAGGTTTGTAGCGCTTCTTTATCGCTTATGACGTAGATTTAACCGTTTTATGAGCAATAACTCACAATTTGTTACCCAAAGATTAAGTTTGAAACCTTGTAATTTATTGCATAAAGTCCCATAAATGCACTGCGACTCAACTGATAAGCCTGATAAATTGGTCTGTCGCTACTGTTTTTAAGCACTCACCAACAATGCACAGGCTCATTTTTGCAGCAAAGTTAGGTTGATGTGTGCACTTACCTAGGAAATGAATGTTTCTTTTAACGGTTTATATTACTGTCGCTATTGGTGTCTCTTTTATCTGTTCGGTATTAGAGGCGGTACTTTTAAGTATCACCCCAAGCTATCTTGCTCAGTTGAGACAAAAGGGTCACCCTGCGGCAGAAAAGCTAACCAAGCTCAAAGCAGAGCTAGATAGACCCCTAGCGTCTATTTTGACCCTAAACACCATCGCCCACACTATCGGTGCGGCGAGTGCCGGTGCGCAAGCGGCAAAAGTGTTCGGTAGCCAATGGCTAGGCGTCTTCTCAGCAGTATTAACGCTGGCTATTCTGGTGTTGTCAGAAATCGTACCGAAAACCATTGGTGCGACCTACTGGCGTCAACTCGCTCCGGTTTCAGCCACTATCCTACGTTGGATGGTGTGGGCACTGACGCCATTTGTTTGGTTCTCAGAGCAAATTACAAAACGCCTAGCGCGCGGCCATGAAACGCCGAAAATGCGTGATGAGCTATCAGCAATGGCAATGCTAGCTAAAGAAAGCGGCGAGTTTGCGGAAGGCGAATCGAACATCTTGAATAACATTTTGAATATTCAAGACATCCCAGTAACGCAAGTAATGACGCCTCGTCCAGTGGTGTTCCGCGTACCGGCTGAGATGACCATCAATGAATTTTTGACTGAGCATAAAGAGACGCCGTTCTCACGCCCATTGGTGTACAGCCAGCAGAAAGACAACATTCTCGGCTTTGTACACCGCTTGGAGCTATTTAAGCTTCAACAGCAAGGCAGCGGCGAGAAGCAACTAGGATCGGTGATGCGCCCAATCCAGGTGTTGTTTAACACCATCATGTTGCCGAAAGCGTTTGAACAGATGATGGCGGCGCGCCTGCAAATCGCGATGATTGTCGACGAGTACGGCACCATTCAAGGCATCATCACTCTAGAAGACATCTTCGAGCACTTGTTGGGGCAAGAGATTGTCGATGAGGTGGACAAAACCACCGACATGCAAGAACTGGCTTATCAGCGCTGGGAAAACTGGAAAGAAAAACACAGCATCGTTGATAACTCAGACGATGATGACGAAGAAGCACCAGTCGAAAAGCCTGAGCCTCAAGCCCAAACGCCACAAAAAGCTGAAGAGACGAAAGACGAAACTAACTCTCAGGATAAGAAAGAGTCTTAAGCGCTCAATCTCAAAAAGCTCTGAATCTCTACAAGCACTCAAAATAAAATGGCCGCGAAGTTCGCGGCCATTTTTTTATATCCAGCAGGCTGTCGTTAGTGACTGCCTATCTCGTTGCCCAACAGGAAGTTCTCATCACTACTGACCACAACGCCATACTTGAGGAAGTTCTTACCGAGAATCATACTGTAGTGGAAACGAGAGCGGTCTTGCAGGTTCACACGTACTGTTTTCTCAACATCGCCAAGTTTCACGCGCATATTGACCACAGGGCGAACATTGGCCTTCTCCCCAGCTTTAGCACGAATGCGCATCACATCCACCACTTCGCGGGTAAATTCTTGCTTCATACCCATGTCATTGGTGTAGGTGAAGGTCACCATTTTCTTGCCATCTTTTTCAAACTGCTTGATGTTGGTCGCGTTCATTGAGCTGACGTCGGCACCCGTATCCAGTTTCACTGGGAAAGAGAGCCCTTCCACCGTGGCATTTTCAATATGCCCTGCCGTAAACACAGGGTAGGCATCGAGTAGGTTCTCACTGCGAGTATTCACCAGTACACCCGCCTTTGTGGCTTTCTTACCGATGATAAAGTATGGCTTATCCCCTTCATCGCTATCGAGTGCTTCAAGTGCAAACTCTACAGTAACGGTGCGATCACCAACGATAAACTCACCATCGACCACCGGCCTTACCGTATCGCCCACTTTGATGCGGCGTAAAATAGTTTTGCGGATCTTCTCTTCATTGCCTAAATCACTCGACAAGTAGTACTCCACTTTGTCGCGACCCTTAGCTTCAATGATTTCGAAACTGCTGACTTTCAGAAGCGGCGTGTTTACCGCAAACGACGGTTCGGCATCAAGCTGAACACCATCGAGGATCAAGCTTTCCGTTGGTGAGACCACCAGCGGCTTGTCTTTCATGCGAGCTGCAAAGCTCTGCTTTTTCTTCTCAAGCTTTCCTTTAGCGCCGGTATCGACAATAAAGTTCTTGTTAAGCGTATTCAGACCTAGACGAAGCTGAGTGCTCTGCTTCGAGCGATCTTTAAGGTAAACCTGAATCGTACCTTCAAAGTCTTTACCACCTTTAAATGGTACAAAGATCATTGGGTACTCATTGCCTGACACTGAAAGCATTTTCACTAACGGATAAGTGACACGTTTTTGTGCGCCTTCCTTGCCAACCAAATCGAAGCTTACTGAATTGGCTTTTTTGTCTACCTCAATATTTTGCGCATTGAGAATGCTGTAGTTGTTCGACAAAGAGATGCTGACGTCTACCGGCACATCTGTCACCGAGCCGGATTCTCGGCGACCAATCACTTGCGCGTCTTTTTGTTCTTGCAGGTAGTCGTATCCAGCCATAACCCAAGCGTTGTTGGCTAGGAAGGTCTTACCGATCAAAATTGGGGCGCTAAAGCCGCTTCGGTCGGTAAGGTTCACTTCCGTGTCCACGGTCTTGCCAGCAATGGTCATTGGCAAAGTGACAACTGGGCGGTAGATAGGCGTCGAACTGGTGCGGCTTCGAATGACACTGGTGCGCGTCAATGGGCGCTCCATTTCAATCTTTTCACCCGTGTAAGGGTGGCGCAAAGTGAAGTTCACTACGCCTTGGAAGTTGCGCTCGTCATTATCGAACTCTTTTAGCCACCAGTCACTCGCTGAGCCACCATACTCATCGACGATGGTTTGCATCAGCTTCTCGTCACTGAGTCCTTGGTACTTAGGATTGTTACTGATGACCTTAATGTCTTCAGCGTGCATTGATGTAGTATCAGCGCCCGTATCGATTTTACCGACAAATGGAATGCCTTCGAGCGCTTCAATATCTTGGTAGTAAACACTTTCAACGCGTCCAAGGACAATCTTATCCTCAATAGAAAGAACCGGTGCTTGTGTAGTAGAGAGATCTGGTGCAGCCATAGCCCACCCGCTTGTCATTGTGGCTAGAATTAACGCCAATTTAGTTGCTGTAGTTTTCATTTTAATACATCCATTCATCGACTGGCTCTAAATACGCATGAGTTCCTAAGACAACGGTCGACTCACTTCGTTTACCGACTCCTTTAAACTTTACAGAAAATCAACGGAATATCCACGCGATTATCAATAAATTAGCAATTCCTCGTTTGGTTTCACCTTTCTCCATAGCAGAAACGTGTATCAGAAACGTGGCGCAGAAAAATGACCAGGGAATTGCAAATCACTGCTGATGCCCTTATATCCTATGGATATCTAGGAGTGCCCGCGCACTCCCCACACAACAAAAAAGAGAATACACGGATGAGCCAAGCTATCTGTCAACTGATTGCTAAAGAGCTGAACGTCAGTCACAAGCAAGTTGAAGCCGCCGTTACCCTAATTGATGACGGTAACACAGTTCCATTTATCGCTCGCTATCGAAAAGAGGTCACTGGGGGGCTGGATGATACTCAACTTCGCACCTTAGACTCGCGTTTAAGCTACCTGCGTGAATTGGACGACCGACGTCAGACGATTCTGAAATCCATCGACGATCAGGGCAAGCTTACAGCAGAGCTGCGCAGTGAAATTGAGAATGCGGACAACAAAACTCGTCTTGAAGATCTGTACCTACCTTACAAACCTAAACGTCGCACCAAAGGTCAAATTGCTATTGAGGCCGGCCTTGAGCCTCTAGCCGACTTGTTGTGGACAAATCCAAGCAATGAACCTGAAACTGCTGCGTCGAGTTACATCGACAGTGAAAAAGGCATTGCCGACAGCAAAGCGGCTTTGGATGGCGCGCGTGCCATCATTATGGAGCGCATCGCAGAAGATGCCGACCTACTCGAAAAAGTGCGTCAATACCTAAATCGCCACGCTGAACTGCGCTCACGCGTTGTGACTGGCAAAGAGCAAGACGGTGAAAAGTTCAAAGACTACTTTGAACACGATGAGGCAATGAGCAAAGTGCCGTCTCACCGTGCACTGGCGATGCTTCGCGGCCGTAATGAAGGCTTCTTGCAGCTATCGGTTAACGCCGACCCTGCCAACGAAGAAAACGCTCGTGAGTCCTACTGCGAAACTCTGATTGCTGAGCACTACGGCATTCATCTTAGCCAGGCACCGGCAGATGCATGGCGCAAACAAGTCATCAGCTGGGCATGGCGCATTAAAGTCTCCATGCACATGGAAACCGAACTGATGGGCGCACTCAAAGAGCGCTCTGAAGTCGACGCGATTACGGTATTTGCCACCAACTTGAAAGATCTGTTGATGGCCGCGCCCGCCGGTCCAAAAGCCACGCTTGGCCTCGACCCAGGTCTGCGCACCGGTTGTAAGGTCGCGGTGGTAGATGCCACTGGTAAAGTGCTCGCAACCGACACCATTTACCCGCATGTTCCTCAAAAACAGTACGACAAAGCCGCCCATGCAGTGGATAAATTAGTTCGCCAATTTAACGTCGATTTGATTGCCATCGGTAACGGCACGGCATCGCGCGAGACCGATAGTTTTGCAGCAGATGTCATCAAACGCGGTAACTTAAAAGTGCAGAAGATCATCGTCAGTGAAGCCGGCGCGTCTGTGTATTCAGCATCTGAACTGGCAGCAAAAGAGTTCCCAAATATGGACGTATCCCTGCGCGGTGCGGTTTCTATTGCGAGACGTTTGCAAGATCCACTGGCGGAGCTTGTGAAGATCGACCCTAAATCCATCGGTGTGGGTCAGTATCAGCATGATGTAAGCCAGACCATGCTGGCTAAGCGTCTCGATGCCGTTGTGGAAGACTGTGTAAACGCTGTCGGTGTTGATGTAAACACCGCTTCTGCTGCGCTACTAACTCGTGTCGCGGGCTTATCTTCCACGCTGGCACAAAACATTGTCGACTACCGTGATGAAAACGGTCGCTTCGAAGCTCGTACCACACTTAAAAAAGTGGCGCGACTTGGCCCTAAAGCGTTTGAGCAGTGTGCTGGATTCCTACGTATCATGGATGGTAAGAACCCGCTTGATGCATCAGCCGTGCACCCAGAAGCTTACCCTGTGGTCAAAACCATTGCGGAGAAAACCGGTCGCGCAATGAAATCTATCATCGGTGACAGCAGCTTCCTTCGCACCGTCAATGCGGTTGATTACACCGATGAGACCTTCGGTCTACCAACGGTCACCGACATCATCCGAGAGCTAGATAAGCCTGGTCGAGACCCTCGCCCAGAGTTTAAAACGGCAACCTTCGCTGAAGGTGTCAACACTATCAACGATCTTGAGCCAGGCATGGTTCTCGAAGGCGTCGTTTCGAATGTGGCTAACTTCGGTGCGTTTGTGGATATCGGTGTTCACCAAGATGGTTTAGTGCACATCTCTGCGCTAACTGACAAGTTTGTCGCTGACCCGCGTGAAGTGGTGAAAGCCGGTGATATCGTAAAAGTGAAAGTCATGGAAGTGGATGCAGGCCGCAAGCGTATTGGTTTATCAATGCGCCTCAACGATGAACCTGGTGCGGATAACCGCCCCGCTCGTTCAAACAAACCCGCCCGTGGCAACCAGCGTGACAATCAGTGTGGCGGTCAACGTCAACGTTCAAATCACCAAGAAACAGGCAGCAGTGCGATGGGTGGGGCATTCGCTGCCGCCTTCGCGAAAGCGAAAAAGTAACCTGCCCAAAAAAGCAAAAAGAGCACCTTGAGTGCTCTTTTTGCTTTCTAATAGTAAGCGTTATCCAACGGCAATAATATCCGAGGGCGTATTCGGTGCCACCGAGTGTCCATAGTGATAGCGAATCACCGTACGTCGCTTGGCCATTTTTCCTGCCATCAACGCTTCTTGAAGCACTTTGGCAGGCAAGCGAAAACGCATCGCATATCCCTTACCTTGAGACTGACTGTAACTGCTCAGTGACAGCAAATAAAACAGGCGCTCAATCGGGTCTTCACGTTCGAGGGACGCTTCTTCAGCATCATAGTCTGGATGCTCAGCAGGATCCCATGCCGAACGTTTACGGCGTTTTTCTTCCTCATTAATTCGGCGCTCAGCATTCGTCCTTGCCAGTTCAACCGTAGGCACGATCGGTTCACGCACTTTGTTGTCACGCGCCGCCTGCTCAGTTTGTGGATTGACCGACGGGGCTATAACTGGGGCACTAACACTGTTGGGCGACACTATCATAGGTCACGCTCCTCTGCTGTGAGTGATTTTCGCCAAACCTCAACAACTAACCTAGACCGACGAGCAATCTATCTATTAGATTATCGGAAAAACAGTGCCAACCTTTACCTATTTGTGCAAAAAAACCGCAAAAATTAGCGATCTAACTCACGAACCCGCGCGATAAATTCAGCGGTTTCAGTAATAAAGGGAGCGTGGGAAGACGCGGTAAAAATATGACTTTGATGAGCCTCCATCTGTCTATCTAACAAACTGGCGACTCGCACCGGCACCAAACCGTCTAAGCGCCCATACCAGCGATGCACAGGCATGGTTAGCGCAGCAAGCTCACTGCGGTAATCAAGTTTATCTAACCACTGTAAACCTAACATCAATGCATCGGGGCAAGGCATAGGCCTAGAAAGCACCGCTTGTTTGAGTTGCTTAATATCTTGGCGTGCACTTGGACTACCCATGGCTTGCAGCGCCATAAAACGCTCAATCGTCACCGTGAAATTATCACTGAGCTGAGTCATAAACGCCGCGAGTACGTCTTGTTTAATCCCGCGCCACCCCTCTCCTTGGGAAAATTTTGGTGAACTCGCCAAGGTAACTAACTGACTGACACGCGCTGGATACTCATGGGCAATGTGTGTCGCAATCAACCCACCTAGTGACCAGCCAAGCCAAATGGCACGCTCTGGTGCTTCTGCTAGCAATGCGTTCACCAGCTCAGTCAAAGATTCGTAGCCAATTTGATGACTGTAGCCATAGCCAGGTAAATCAACCGTATGCACGGTGAAGTGCTCAGCCAGCTCACTAACGCATGCAGACCATACCGCGCCGTTCATGCCCCAACCGTGTACTAGCACCAAATCAGGTCCTTGCCCTTCCACCTGCCAATGTACTTTTGCCGAACTGCTCACACGATCTCCTACTGATTTGGTTCTTTTTCTGCTTCGAATTGTTCCATGCTAATAGGATTCCTTTACACGTCAACTCAGACCAATGCGATTTTTATCTCGGCTACCAAAACAATGTCATGTCTGCGGATTCACCATTAACCGCTCTCTTGGTCACAATCTATGGTGTGAGCACTGCCAGTCATTGTTTAACTTTGAACGTCATCGCTGCAGACGCTGTGGCCTGACTATGGACAATACCGCCGAGATCTGCGGCACATGCCTCACCACACCGCCTCCGTGGCAAACGCTGATTTGTCTTGGCGATTACCGGCCACCTCTATCATCTTTTATCCAGCGCATAAAACAACATAGGGAGCCTTGGTTATTGCCACCGCTGAGTAAATTGCTCGCAGAACGTATCAACGATGAACCCGCACCACTGCTGATTTGTGTCCCGACGCTGCTTCATGTCGAATTAAAACGAGGCTTTAACCTTAGTGAGCTTCTGATGCTGCAACTCGCACAGCAGTTGCCAGAGGTCGAAACCGCAGACAGCGTTTTTCGCAAACACCACCACACCGCAACTCAAAAAAACCTGAATCGGCAACAAAGACTGGAGAATGTACGCCAAGCGTTCTCTCTCCAACAAAGACCAACATCAAAACACGTCGCCATTA
The Vibrio sp. CB1-14 DNA segment above includes these coding regions:
- a CDS encoding ComF family protein produces the protein MRFLSRLPKQCHVCGFTINRSLGHNLWCEHCQSLFNFERHRCRRCGLTMDNTAEICGTCLTTPPPWQTLICLGDYRPPLSSFIQRIKQHREPWLLPPLSKLLAERINDEPAPLLICVPTLLHVELKRGFNLSELLMLQLAQQLPEVETADSVFRKHHHTATQKNLNRQQRLENVRQAFSLQQRPTSKHVAIIDDVVTTGATVRHLSELLLEVNVEKIDIYCLCRTPK
- a CDS encoding ATP-dependent Lon protease; the encoded protein is MIVSPNSVSAPVIAPSVNPQTEQAARDNKVREPIVPTVELARTNAERRINEEEKRRKRSAWDPAEHPDYDAEEASLEREDPIERLFYLLSLSSYSQSQGKGYAMRFRLPAKVLQEALMAGKMAKRRTVIRYHYGHSVAPNTPSDIIAVG
- the bioH gene encoding pimeloyl-ACP methyl ester esterase BioH is translated as MSSSAKVHWQVEGQGPDLVLVHGWGMNGAVWSACVSELAEHFTVHTVDLPGYGYSHQIGYESLTELVNALLAEAPERAIWLGWSLGGLIATHIAHEYPARVSQLVTLASSPKFSQGEGWRGIKQDVLAAFMTQLSDNFTVTIERFMALQAMGSPSARQDIKQLKQAVLSRPMPCPDALMLGLQWLDKLDYRSELAALTMPVHRWYGRLDGLVPVRVASLLDRQMEAHQSHIFTASSHAPFITETAEFIARVRELDR